One genomic window of Haliotis asinina isolate JCU_RB_2024 chromosome 4, JCU_Hal_asi_v2, whole genome shotgun sequence includes the following:
- the LOC137281734 gene encoding H/ACA ribonucleoprotein complex subunit DKC1-like: protein MADAGESKKKHRKKSGEDLGSIQHSENFLIQPSEKAAKLDTSQWPLLLKNFDKLNVRTNHYTPIPSGCSPLKRPIEDYVRSGVINLDKPANPSSHEVVAWIKRILRVEKTGHSGTLDPKVTGCLIVCVERATRLVKSQQGAGKEYVCIFKLHSVVEDQKKVKQTIEGMTGALFQRPPLISAVKRQLRIRTVYDCKMMEYDQEKAMGIFWVSCEAGTYIRTMCVHLGLFLGVGGQMQELRRVRSGIQSEKEGMVTMHDVMDAQWAYDHHKDEEYLRRVIRPLESLLISHKRMIMKDTAINAVCYGAKIMLPGVLRYDDGIEVNDEIVIVTTKGEAVALAIAQMTTAVISTCDHNVVAKIKRVIMERDTYPRKWGLGPKASQKKKMILDGKLDKYGKPNEKTPKDWTKSYVDFNVKKEETSNGSGDAPLSTPGKATKRKLDASSSSSSDEEVATPAKSQPQETPESSEKKKKKKKKKDKKQEEAEEPSTEKKKKKKKKQKKHESDSD, encoded by the exons AATCCAAGAAAAAGCACAGGAAGAAGAGTGGAGAGGACTTAGGG TCTATCCAGCATTCAGAAAATTTTCTCATTCAACCATCAGAGAAGGCAGCCAAACTAGACACATCTCAATGGCCGCTGCTGCTCAAG AATTTTGACAAGTTGAACGTGCGAACCAACCACTACACACCCATTCCATCTGGATGCTCTCCTTTGAAAAGACCCATAGAAGATTATGTCAG GAGTGGTGTGATCAACCTCGACAAACCAGCTAACCCATCATCTCATGAAGTCGTGGCCTGGATCAAACGTATTCTGCGTGTTGAGAAGACTGGTCACTCGGGTACACTTGACCCCAAGGTGACAGGATGTCTGATCGTGTGTGTAGAGCGTGCCACCAGGCTGGTCAAGTCCCAGCAGGGAGCGGGCAAGGAGTACGTCTGTATCTTCAAACTACACAGTGTTGTCGAGGACCAGAAGAAAGTCAAACAG accattgaAGGCATGACGGGAGCTCTGTTCCAACGTCCACCTCTCATCTCTGCCGTCAAACGTCAGCTTCGTATCCGTACAGTGTATGACTGCAAGATGATGGAGTATGATCAAGAGAAGGCAATGG GTATATTCTGGGTGAGCTGTGAGGCGGGCACCTACATCCGAACCATGTGCGTCCATCTTGGCCTCTTCTTAGGGGTCGGAGGTCAGATGCAGGAACTGCGTAGGGTTCGGTCAGGGATTCAGTCTGAGAAG GAGGGGATGGTGACAATGCATGACGTGATGGACGCCCAGTGGGCGTACGACCATCACAAGGATGAAGAGTATCTGCGCAGAGTTATTCGCCCCTTAGAGTCTCTTCTCATCTCTCACAAAAGAATGATCATGAAAGACACTGCT ATTAATGCTGTGTGTTACGGAGCAAAGATCATGTTGCCTGGTGtactgagatacgatgatggCATTGAGGTCAACGATGAGATTGTCATCGTCACGACGAAAGGGGAGGCTGTAGCATTGG CCATTGCACAAATGACAACGGCAGTGATCTCCACATGTGACCACAATGTTGTGGCTAAGATCAAACGGGTTATTATGGAGAGGGACACCTATCCTCGCAAGTGGGGCTTGGGGCCAAAG GCTTCTCAAAAGAAGAAAATGATTTTAGATGGGAAACTTGATAAGTATGGTAAACCAAATGAGAAGACACCAAAGGATTGGACCAAGTCATATGTAGATTTCAA TGTTAAGAAAGAGGAAACATCAAATGGCTCAGGAGATGCGCCCCTGTCAACCCCAGGGAAAGCCACAAAG AGGAAGCTCGATGCCTCAAGTAGCAGCAGTTCCGATGAGGAAGTGGCCACACCCGCTAAATCGCAGCCACAAGAGACACCAGAAAGTAgtgagaagaagaaaaagaaaaagaagaagaaggacAAGAAACAAGAGGAAGCTGAAGAG CCTTCAacagagaagaagaagaaaaagaaaaagaagcaGAAGAAACACGAGTCTGACTCTGACTAG